The Euleptes europaea isolate rEulEur1 chromosome 2, rEulEur1.hap1, whole genome shotgun sequence genome has a segment encoding these proteins:
- the LOC130472946 gene encoding probable E3 ubiquitin-protein ligase makorin-1 has protein sequence MEPGVFVGESGRQAARGSGSSRVPCRNFARGACKWGQNCRFSHDRKMTQTQICRYFQNGFCGYGDRCSYQHISEVPALTRCGSESAFHGLQGGVISLNRRGSEPAILPEASVTSWGGARRGSEPAVSSVAQLQRNFGSLSMSLDEEEEDKEKVITAWHPPNWALSKEFVPRQTPSGSRPHEHKVDTASLETEDASTKEPPPASVAIQESKAAGGSGAAAAAIEKSEDVVCGICMDKVYEKTLPEERLFGILPNCSHAYCVGCIRKWRKSRDFQNAVIKGCPECRVTSSYFIPNKYWVSDTDEKEKLIETFKARTGKIRCRYFVRGNGHCPFKSECIYLHELPGGQVPVPRPRRRPDRRRRQPIIYNLSPSESSDEDENDIYLVQWALTIALLERDSDFSDFLFWDSSDSD, from the exons GAATTTTGCCCGTGGAGCCTGCAAATGGGGACAGAACTGCAGATTTTCCCATGATCGGAAAATGACTCAGACTCAGATCTGTAGATATTTCCAGAATGGGTTCTGTGGCTATGGAGACCGCTGCAG CTACCAGCATATCTCGGAAGTACCAGCCTTGACCAGATGTGGTTCAGAGTCTGCCTTCCATGGATTACAGGGAGGTGTGATTTCACTGAACCGCCGGGGCTCAGAGCCAGCCATCTTGCCAGAAGCGTCTGTGACGAGTTGGGGGGGAGCCCGGCGTGGCTCTGAACCGGCTGTCTCGAGCGTGGCACAGCTACAGAGGAACTTTGGAAGCCTGAGCATGTCACttgatgaggaagaggaagacaagGAAAAAGTGATCACTGCCTGGCATCCGCCGAACTGGGCTCTCAGCAAAGAATTTGTCCCCAGGCAGACTCCTTCTG GCTCTCGGCCCCATGAACATAAAGTGGACACTGCATCCCTAGAGACAGAAGATGCATCTACTAAGGAGCCACCTCCTGCCTCTGTTGCCATACAAGAGTCAAAG gcCGCTGGTGGCTCaggagctgctgcagcagcaataGAGAAGAGTGAGGATGTGGTATGTGGCATCTGCATGGACAAAGTCTATGAAAAGACCTTACCTGAGGAGCGTTTATTTGGTATCCTTCCTAACTGCAGCCATGCCTATTGTGTGGGCTGCATCCGGAAGTGGCGGAAAAGTCGGGACTTTCAAAATGCAGTGATAAA GGGCTGTCCAGAATGCAGAGTCACTTCAAGTTACTTCATTCCTAATAAGTATTGGGTCTCTGATACAGATGAGAAAGAAAAGCTGATAGAGACTTTCAAGGCACGGACTGG CAAAATAAGATGCAGATACTTTGTCAGAGGCAATGGTCACTGCCCCTTTAAGTCAGAGTGCATTTATCTTCATGAGCTTCCTGGAGGCCAAGTCCCTGTGCCGCGGCCACGACGGAGACCGGATCGGCGGAGGCGGCAACCCATC ATCTACAACCTATCTCCATCTGAAAGCTCTGATGAGGATGAGAACGACATATACCTCGTCCAGTGGGCTCTTACCATTGCGCTGTTAGAGAGAGACTCCGATTTTTCAGACTTCCTGTTTTGGGATTCCAGCGATTCTGACTAG